TGCTTCCCGCTCGCGGACATATCGCTCCAAGTCGGCGAGCGTCACCCGGCCGCCTTCGCCCGTTCCTTCCACTTCATCGATCGGAACACCCATCTCCCGCGCCCGCTTGCGCACAGACGGCGCGGCAATCGCCCGTTTGCGCGCAGGACGAGGCGTTTCTCCATGCAGAACAGGCACGGGCTCCCGAACCGAATCTTCGATGGGCGCGGCTTCCCCCGCGACCGACGCCTCGGTTTCCACGACAATCAACGGCTCTCCAACCTTCACCGTCGCCCCTTCCGGTCCGGCAAGCGCCACGACTTTGCCAGCGACCGGCGTCGTCATTTCGACCATCGCCTTATCGGTTTGAATTTCGGCAATCGGCTGATCCGCCTTGACCACATCCCCTTCCCGGACAAGCCAGCGAATGATTTCCGCTTCATGCAGCCCTTCACCGATGTCGGGCAATTTAAATTCATAGATCATGTGATATCCCCTTCCCCTTGTTCTCATGTTGTGATTGGAAACAAAAACAATGGTGCAGCATCGATGGTGTGGCGATCATGAGGCAGTACAACGGTTAAGCGCTTACAAAAAACGTGGTGAACATTCGCTTTTTCTGCCAAAATATCAAATGAATATTTCAAATTTTCTAACCTACAAGATTTATGATAGTATATAGATTGTCAGGCTGTCAATATAAGGAGAGCGGACATTTTTCGCCTGCTTCGACAATCATCGACAGGCGTTTCCATTATCGCAAAATAATAACTGTCGGTTCGATTCGCCCCAAGCATCGAAAGCTGGTAAAAACGATGCAGGTTTCATCGGTGGGAGGCCACTTTTTAACGACATCCTAGAGGGCTGGTGAAAAACGACCGATTTCGCCGAACCCGTTGCTTTCGGCTGAAAGAGAAGCGTTGATTTTACAGGATTTCTCAATTTGAGAAGAGATTCCGTTTTCCGCGACTTTTCACTAAATCACCAGCCTTCTAGAAGGCCAATGAAAAATGGCTGTCACGCGCAAATCAGCGGCATTTTTTAAAAAAAGTTGGTTCTACAAGGTTTCTCTAATTGAAAAACGGATAAGTTCAACGGTATTTTGCAATACATCACCCGTCTTATATAGGAGGAGTCGACATGCGTCTTGCCACGATTCACCATATCGCCATTATTTGCTCGGACTATGAGCGGTCGAAACGATTTTACACTGAAATTCTCGGTTTTCGCCCCATCCGTGAGCAATACCGCGCCGAGCGCCGCTCGTACAAACTCGATTTAGAAGCGGACGGCGGCATTCAGATTGAGTTATTCTCCTTCGAACACCCGCCAAAGCGCCCAAGTTGCCCAGAAGCGTGCGGACTGCGCCATCTTGCTTTGGCGGTGGACAACCTCGATGAAGCCATTGCCTACTTGCGCCAACATGGCATCGATGCCGAACCCGTCCGCGTTGATGAAGCGACCGGAAAACGGTTCACCTTCTTCCATGATCCGGACGGGCTGCCGATCGAGCTGTATGAAAATC
Above is a window of Geobacillus thermoleovorans DNA encoding:
- the gloA2 gene encoding SMU1112c/YaeR family gloxylase I-like metalloprotein, with translation MRLATIHHIAIICSDYERSKRFYTEILGFRPIREQYRAERRSYKLDLEADGGIQIELFSFEHPPKRPSCPEACGLRHLALAVDNLDEAIAYLRQHGIDAEPVRVDEATGKRFTFFHDPDGLPIELYENRAV